One part of the Coturnix japonica isolate 7356 chromosome 24, Coturnix japonica 2.1, whole genome shotgun sequence genome encodes these proteins:
- the BARX2 gene encoding homeobox protein BarH-like 2 isoform X2, which yields MWVRDASTIIHHTGSPSLRAYPLISVITRQPSVVPHLVPAATSSRVLPAQTSATASSETPASETHGSSESEAEQPTPRLKKPRRSRTIFTELQLMGLEKKFQKQKYLSTPDRLDLAQSLGLTQLQVKTWYQNRRMKWKKMVLKGGQEAPTKPKGRPKKNSIPTSEEIEAEEKMNSQAQSQEEGSQAPEEPKVTEEKPEVSLETEESPEHIPEPSSEEATPLS from the exons GGTCCCCTTCTCTGAGGGCATATCCTCTCATCTCCGTTATCACCAGGCAGCCTTCTGTGGTCCCTCACCTCGTTCCAGCTGCCACCAGCTCCCGTGTGCTGCCAGCCCAGACCTCAGCAACTGCGAGCTCAGAGACACCAGCCAGCGAGACCCACGGCAGCAGTGAGTCGGAGGCAGAGCAGCCCACACCTCGGTTAAAAAAGCCACGCCGGAGTCGGACCATCTTCACAGAGCTCCAGCTGATGggcttggagaagaaattccAGAAGCAGAAGTATTTGTCTACACCCGACAG GCTCGACTTAGCGCAGTCACTGGGGCTGACTCAGCTCCAGGTGAAGACGTGGTACCAGAACCGCAGgatgaagtggaagaaaatg GTGTTGAAAGGTGGGCAGGAAGCTCCAACGAAGCCCAAAGGCCGTCCAAAGAAAAACTCCATTCCCACCTCAGAGGAAAttgaagcagaagagaaaatgaacagcCAGGCTCAGAGTCAGGAGGAGGGATCTCAAGCCCCTGAGGAGCCAAAAGTGACAGAGGAGAAGCCAGAAGTCTCTTTGGAGACAGAAGAGTCTCCGGAACATATACCAGAGCCCTCCTCAGAGGAGGCTACACCATTAagttaa